The sequence ATGgtcataaataatttttttaatcttataCATAAAAGGGCATTATCataaatgtttaaaaaaatattaattcatTTGGATGTTTGATAATTTTGTCTCTGTAATTGACTTTGTAAATTTTTGCAACCTAACATATGGATAATACCCCAATTATaatcaacaatatataattaattacgtctatgtgtaaaaatacgaacTGTTAGATGCATGGTTTGGATATTATCCATATGCTAGCTAGGATATCATCTACCCAAAATACCCCAATAAATAGATCCCCTCCCGCAAATTAAGATATAATTGTCCAATCGAGCTAGATCATAAATCATCCACTCTATTGTTTTGAGCCAAAATGTTAAAGATAATATCCTCAAAAAAAATGTTAAAGATaacgtgaaaaaaaaaaagaaaataatacaaGATGAAGCCATGATTTATTGCTTTTTAAGAAACCTTAAAAAACAATTATTTTGAGAAACAATGATAATacacaaaataattattttctccGTCCCGATTATATATTCATTTTTTCATACAAATTAAGAAAAGTCATTGAAAAGTAAATTATATACAAACTTCTCATTTTATCCCAAttaatatattcaaaaaatagTTACACAATTTTCAAGACGTAATTAATAAAGATATATCAATAAAATAGtataaaatattactaaatacaATGTAATATTTGagacaaattaacaaaaaagaAAATGTGGTTGATATAATCGAGACGAGTTGGAGTACATGTTAAAGTAATCAAAATAACataactcaaaatatatatgtttctAATCTATTATAATcaacaattaaaaattatacaaaaacTCAGATGAGGTCATCTTATAACTCAAATTTACAAAACGATCTTCGATTCGATTAGActaatgaaaaaaattttatgctATACGTATTAGTTTTTTCAATAAGCGTGTATAATGTTAATACATCATGCGTACGGTTATAAATCCGTGAGAGATACTGTCCTAACTAATTAaacttcaaaaatatcaaacgaTTATAATAAAAACACAACATATAAATACGATCAAACTCGACTCGGAATGAACTACGAGAATCACGATGAACTACAAATGATACAATGGTTGTTTAAATGCAACGATTctttaacattttaaaattttaagatacTTTGTAATAATAATTATGTGAACAAGAGATGGCATGAGTTGTTTTTTGACCTACCTGCGACAAATAAATCAACAAACTTTAaaatcaatcaattaataaaaataataataaattgaaaTTTGAGGAATTTTGAAATGGTGGACTTGATTGTGAAATTTAACATAAATATGAATAAATACAGCTGCTTCCCAATTGCATTGAGTAATTGGAATTTAAGTGTATCCCAGCTGGCCAATACAGACACCATTCCACTATCCGACAAAAACCCCTTCATCCAAACAATACCTAGCAAATACTAAGCGACAGCATACAGGGATCATATTGCAAAAAATTTAAGCCCCAcctatttttctttattttttgtttaaaaaaaagtatattttatgtattgattGCTACTTGGGCAAATTTTATATTAGGGAATATTATTACAAAACTTTTAATAAGAAATTCCATCAGAAATATCTAgaaactctttttttttaatcttgaaaataattcttattattttcaTACAATCTGAATACATGTTTTTCTTGTTCCTAAATTGTGATCTATAAATTTCAATCTACATCAATCTATAAACCCTTCAACCTTCAACCTTCAACAtataactataattaaaatataaataatttttaaaaatatatataataataaaaataataattgacaATCAATGGTTAAACATTGTACCCTGACtctaattttagttttagtcgacaatttttatttttttgtttaatattttaaatcattttctaATGAAGTGTTGATGTGGCGTCCAATTGTGTaataacacaaaaaataaaaattatcgattaaaactaaaatttgataatataaaaaatcaaaatcacaaaacaataaaaatacagAGTGAAAAACACAAATTTTcctaatatcaattttaaatagtGAGATAAATTTCTTCTAATTTTCCCCACCACCAGCAAGTAATAATAAATCCTATGTTATTAATCATaagttaattataatatatggTTTTTATTGGTTAGTACTAATAGTTTACAAGAATAATAATGAAATAAAGGGGTGTTTTTGCAATTAAACTGGACAGGTATGTGTACCAGTATTGGATACCATCGCTGGCACTTACCGTACGTGCAAACCAGCTCATATCGCACGCATGCCCATGCAAGCCCCTCACCCCAGCCTGGCGTACCCCACTCCCTCGCTGCCACAGCCATGTACGATTCCCATATatgagctgcttctcctttgATTACATCATTCTAGTACACATCTTGTTCTGGGAAGAAATTTGTTCGTTGTTTTGGTTACTGTGTTGATAGCTAGCTAGTTGGAGTTTTGGCGAGAGCTAGGGAAGTGATGGATCCATGTTCTTTTGTTCGGATTTTCTGGGCCAATCTGGCGTTGAAGTTTCCTGACAAAACCCATCTCTCGTCCCTTTCGTTTTTCTGCAAATTCAAGCTCAAAGGGTTTCCCACCCAGGTTTCAGATGTCACGGTCCTTGCGGCGGAAAGCGGCCCGTTTGAGAGCAGAATTCAGGGTTGTCTCACCTTGAGGAAGGCGGAATTGGAGAGTTTGATGAGCAAGTCTTCTTGTCTCAAGTGTGAGATTTACAGGAGAAGTGCTGCTGGAGGAAATGGCGGTTGTGGGTTTGCCAATGGCGTGAAGCTCTTGGGCTGCGTTGCGGTGCCGTTGGATTTGAGGAGTATTATGGAAAATAATCGGAATAATCGAAGAAGTGTGATTCAGAATGGGTGGGTTGCGATCGGTGGTTCGGGGGTGAAATTGCACTTGAATGTGAGGGCCGAGCCCGACCCGAGATTTGTCTTTCGGTTTGATGGGGAACCCGAGTGCAGCCCGCAGGTTTTCCAGATCAACGGCCATGTGCAACAGCCTGTTTTCACTTGCAAGTTCGGGTTCAGGAATTCTGGGGATAGGATTTTGAGATCCAGGTAAACTTAATTTCTTggttttatttcattaattaaaTTCAGTCATTTTATGAACAAGAAATTTGATGAACAAAGTTTATGAATCTGTATGAGCTGCCAATTAGCACTTATTTCTTGATTGTGTGAAAATGTTCTAACCAAGATTTCAGTCCAACCAAGATTCTATAGGTTTAGTTTGCAGCAGGTTGAAAATGGATAATTAAACCTGATTTTGAACAATAGATGCCCGAAATGAAGTCCATGAATGTGTGTTTTAGTTTCCAGTAAGCTCTGATTTCTTAAATGTAATCTTGATATTATTCGGTTTCTTGTTGAAATTAGATCATCGCTGTCGGAACCAAGTACCTCAACCAGCTGTTTCAGTGCATTTACAGAAGAAAAAGAGGAGGCCCCGGAAGAACGAAAAGGGTGGTCGATCACTGTCCACGACCTCTCCGGCTCGCCGGTGGCTGCTGCATCGATGGTTACACCATTTGTTCCATCACCTGGCACTAATAGCGTCAGCAAATCGAATCCTGGAGCATGGCTCATTCTTAGACCAGGCCACAGCACGTTCCAGCCTTGGGGACGCCTCGAGGCGTGGCGTCAGGGGAAAGACGTTGGCTACCGATTCGAGCTCATACCCGACGATGGCATGGACTCGATCCGACTTGCGAATTCCTCCATTAGCACAAAATATGGAGGGAATTTCAGCATAGACATCAGTAACGGTCCAACTCCTATAACTAGTCCTAATAGTAGCTTTGATCTCAGTTCGGGATCAGGGTCCGAGTTGGGGTCGACGTCCGGTTCGGGATCTTGGGCGAATTTTTTCTACAGAGGATTCGTGATGTCATCTACCGTGGAGGGCAGCGGCAAGTGCAGCAAGCCAGAGGTGGAAGTTGGGGTGCAACATGTGACCTGCACGGAGGACGCTGCTGTTTTCGTGGCTTTGGCTGCTGCCATGGATTTAAGCATGGACGCTTGTAAGCTGTTCTCTCGGAAGCTCAGGAAAGAACTGAGACAAGAGAATCTTGATTAGTTTAATTCGGGATCGGGTTGTGTTGGCAGTtggattttgaattttggaaatttggaTTTGTATTCAATTCATTGCAACAACGAAGAGCTTGTTCAAAATTTATTCTTTAAGAGAGTGTACAGTAGTGATTACCAGCTGtttgttttcttgatttttcTTGCTTTCAATGTAATAACTTTTCATTGTACGTTAATTGATAGGTTCCTATCATTTTATTGATAAATGGTTTTTCTTTATTGGCTTTATTGGATCCATGTTTACACTGTAGATAGTAATAGAGCTGGGACAATGCATTTAAAATATAAGCCAACTCATTTCAATCCATGTTTACAATGTACAGATTAAAATCCTTAATACCATCAAATTTTGGTTCAAGATATATGATAAAGCAGAAACAACAATGTACTTGAGAGTGAATTCTTAGACAGTTGACAAGAGAAACAAAAAACATACAGAAAGAGCCCTCTTCAACTCATAttatcatatatcatgctgcTGCTGCATCTTCATTGTTTGTGTCTTCGGTGTGTATCTCAGGGAGTGTATCAAGATCTGCACCGACATCTTCGGCGCCTTTCTCCTCTGATGAATCGGATGAGTCTATTGAATCCTGTCGTATTTCTTCAAGATTTTCGGTCCCTTCAGACTTCGAGATTTTGGTTTCATAAGTACCAGTTAACTCAGAGTCTAAATGGTTATCATCCACGTTTAAGGTAGAATAGTTGGCCTTCTCTAAACCAGTACCTTGTAGGTTCAAGTCCTCCGAGAATGTATCCAATGTGAGAATCTCAGGAACATATTCTGATTCAGCCTCCTTTGTTTCCGAGCGAGGATTCGAGTCATTCGACCACATATTTTCCTCGTTTTCATTGTAAGTCACATTTGGCTCTGCATCATCTTTAACCATTTCACCAGCTTCTACTACTTCCAACTCTTTCCTCTTCTCACCTTCATCGGTTTCCTCGCTGGCGTTCTCTTCCAATCCATGTTCAAGAATGTCCTCGATCTGTTCATTCTCATTTTCCATACCTGCCACTCGGGTTTCATGACTCACTGCACTAGAAGCATCATCAGCCTTGTAATGTTCCTCACGCGCCTCGTGCGAACTCTCATCATCTCCATTATGATCTGTTTCCTCCACCGAACTTTCCTTCTCCATTTGATCATCAATATCTGCCGGAtctttttcttcaatattttcatTCTCAACAACTTCTTCCCCCTCCCTTTCACCAACGACGGAATTTTCTTGATCAACTTCAGCATCATCAAACGTCTCATCTCCGCCATCCACGCCTCCACTCTCATTTTCCTCGTCTTTCTTGTCTTCTAGCCCATCTTCTTCATGCTTATTTTCCTCCACATCTTCCACACTCATTTCCTCCAGTCGGGAATGGATACCTTTTCTTCCGAGTTTTACAAAAATCATTTCACTATGACCACTGGGAAGCGAAACTTGCACATCACTTTCATCAAATCCTTTCTTCTCATCGTGAGAAGGCTTCACTTGGTATATTAACCAGAAGCAAACACCGAGGAACAAACATATCTGCCAGACATGCTTAACCTTGATTTCCTTCGATCTCTGGTTCGTTTTCACGAACTGCCGGTACATAATGACTTCCGAAGAGCCGTCCTTTTATCAAGCTACTACCCTTTTCTCACCACCGACAGCAACACAACCTGCCACAACATCAAAAGGAACATTCATAGGAGAAAAATAATCATATGGTAGACAAACCTCAGACGACCGAAACAAGAAAATCATAATGTTTCCAGATATACAAATCATGTCACACATATTTTCCTTCACACTGTTCATCTCTATTCAATATTCCTCCTCTTGTTTCAGTTATGTACATGTGTGTGAGGGAGGGACTCTCTAAAATCTGGCAGTTTTTAGTGAAACGAACAAAAGTTAAGTTCAAATCCAACCAATGAAGAAACTACACAAGCTTGAACATCTAAAGCCAAAAACCCAGTTCAAGAAAAAAGATCTAATCAATCAACCAAGTGATGATCAAAGGTCCACGATTCCACTCAAGCACTCGTAGTTGATTATTAACATTTTTATACACATTCACTTCAGAACTCGCGGAAACCACCGAATTCTTCCATTTAATCGACCTGAAAATACTGGGTAAGTAATTAAACATACAGAAATTAAGCGGATACAAGCAATAATACCTgaagaaaacgagaaaaattcTTTCAAGTTGATCACAAAAGTAGTAAGAACACAGTCAGAtcagaaactatatatatatacacacattgaAAAATCAAAGTTTCAAGTATTTCCTCCCTCTTCTTGTGTGATGCATTTGATCGATAATTTGAATGGCCCCAAATTTTTTAGAAGccttgttattattattattattatagaataCATATATTATCTTGCACTTCTCAATTCATTTTCAtatttgttttcaaaatttttagttaattttttttggtaGGCTTATTGAGTTAATCGGTCCATCtacaatttttttgaatttgatcaATTTCAATTTCTATTCTtgagcttaaaattaaaattttgttgaGCATAAGACTGGGATACCAAATCAAAATATCGATTTTTCgggatatcgtaccgaaatttttttgatatatatacatttttttggtatatcgaaatttttttcgatatttgtacggtatcaatatggattttttacataccaaaattttagaatttcgATATCGGTACCGGTAccgatatgatttttttttttaccaatatttttaatacGATACATCGAAAACTCACCCTTAGTTGAGTCGACggaaattttgtttctttaatGTATTCATATTAAGCTTGGACTTAATTTTAATAAGCTCATCTACAAGATTTTTCAATTGAACGTATTTCAAGATTTATTATTGAACTCAAATTGAGTCTTTGTTGAGATGActggttatttttatttttttttttaaattacgtTAAGCTAAAAGCATATCACATGAAACCAAAACCTactttttttaactttttattTCAACTCATTTTTTTCGTTTTGAAAAAGAActacaaaattattttaaaaattaatttctggactttgaattaaattttaaaaataaagtgtaAAATGTCACAAAAAATGACgatttttttaagttaaattATTTTTCTAGGAGCGGGCGATCTCGGTGACCaacgaatttttttaaaactttattgTTGCAATGGAAAACATTTACTGATTTACGTGTATATATTTATAAACACTCCAATAAATATCGGTGTTGAGATTTTACATTCTTTTACTTTTgacaccgtttggtttgaaGTATGATATAATTAAgcaatatatagataagtaatataatgtaataaaaaataaataaaaattaatagttaaaatagtattgaatttgattgatagattgtagtttatttgatttgattgattaaattttatataaaaatgttaaatgactattttgtccttttaacaataaataaaataaaaattatattatttataagaggtaatatagtaatttaaattcaataatttgattaatgtaagataaataattaataatttgattgatgtaaaataaatagttaatatatggataaataatatgatgagaagacgTGTGATGAGATAagatgagttatacatatattagtaatatggtGAACAGAACGATGTCTAAACTCAAAATTCGTTAGTTTCTTGAGATGCACAGTCTCTTAGACTACTAGTCTGAAAAGAGAATTCGGCCTCCCAACTGAAAATTGATAGCTCCATCCATGGGCGTCGGGCGGAGCCACCCCAGCCCCGCCCggtcttaattttttttttatattattataatatatatttaattgtttaggcCTAACAATGATCTTTGCCCAAGTTAAATATGTAGACTTGTTGCAGGCGTGCAGCCTATTTTCTGAAATATATTTGTTGTGTTTGATTAATAAAATTGGTTTGAAACAAAATGAAGGCAGATGAAGCACATCTCCTTCGTACGTGAATTTTTGTGTttctttaaattaaggttttttttttttgtttttgaacggtttgattttattgatgtgTGCACTTGCGAGTTTCGTGGAAATAATTGTGACTTTcggatatttttttaataatttcatttagtttttataattttttatgtaattttttattttaaagttgCTTCGTTTCTTTTATAATTAAGAAATTAGGTGTTTCTTTAGTGGTTCACGAGTAAATTTTTTCATGGTATtttttattacttgaaacatcatattTTTCCTTCTATGTATATGTTGGGTAAAATACTAGTAATCTTTGGATATATTGAGTATATGCGGGTGAACAAAAATGGCTAGAGGAAAATTAGTCGAGGCAAGAGTTTGACTCTTTTTCCTTAAAACGTTATTGCCCCGTCCCGGTGCTTACGACTATTGGCAAACGTTTTCCAAGATACAATGACTATCGACTTTAAAATAGTAGCACTACAAATTTTAAAGTCACACGAACTTTGAAATGTTCAGAACGCTATGAATTCGAATTTTACTCGTTCAACTTAAAAATTCAAACCCAAGATTTTATGTCTTGTAAAATTTGAATCTAAGTGTTTTGCTTAAAATTCGAAACACCTCtcgaatttaattctaaagatCGAATCTAAGCGCAAAAAGCTTAGAAAATTCGAACCAATATTTTATGTCTTGTAATTCGAATCTTAAGCGCTAAAAGCTTAAAAAATTCGCAGAAGAATTAAACAAGAGAGAAGATAATAGAAAATGGTGTGAGATACAAATGAGAGGGGATCTCTATTTATGAATGTTGAAAAACCTTGATGAAAAGACACAACCTTTCACCAATTGGAACAAGCACCACTTCACATGAAGTGGTGCTTCCCTTCCCCACACCACACGGCCATTCAAAGGCCGTGTGATATACTTCAAATTCACTCGGCCATGTGTAtatttacttaatatatataatataatatataacataatattataatatatatatatatatgtgatataatataatataacataatatattatattatatattcatATACATCTATCGTTTCCATTAACTTTTCAACACGATAAATTCGAACTAATTAATTTCTCATTCACTTTATTTGATCAATACTCGAGAAATAGTTTTCTTACGAATTCTACTCGCGATATAGAATTCGTTCGCAACTTGTTCGAATTATTTATTAACTTTAAATGAGTACACAACTcattttttccaacaatcccccacatgaatgaaaattAATGCATGTGACTATGCTGACTCGACAAATAGCGTTCTTGCGAAAAATTATTGCATCAGGATAGGTAGCTTTTGGCTTTGAACCTTCCTTAGTGAAACATAATCGGATTTACTTGGCAATTAGTGGACGTGATGCCTTGAACTATTCGCCGTTTTGTGTAAACCAAGAAAGTTATGCTCACAAAATAACCTTTCTAACATTTCGTTTAGTTCTCACTGTTGTGTTCAATTCAGCCTTGGACACCGCTTGGTTCCGCGAGTGCTTTACATATTTGAAGCGACCACACTTCGCACTTACGTAGGTGATCTCCTAGGAGAGTGTTCCGCAATACTCTAACATACCATTTCGTATGTCGTAGGAATCATTAAAGGTATAGACCTATCCTCATACCCCTATTGCGTACAACACCTGTTATCATAGGAATGGGAAGGAGATTTCTCCAAGGTGTTTCTCCAATCTTGTAATTTAGTTGTCCCTTTTGAACCTAGATCTTGGGATCTCCAGACAACTAGGTTGGGTATCCACTACAAGATTTAATTTTGGGGTTTTAATCTCATTCCCCTCGATAGGCAATTCATTTGATCTCTCGGTATACCTTTTGTTAGTGGATCCACGAGATTCTCCTttgattttacataatcaaTGGAGATAATGTCATTAGAGATCAATTGTCGTATGGTATTATGTCTACGGTGTATATGTCGAGACTTACCATTATATATGTTGCTTTGTGCCCTTCCAATTGCAGATTGACTATCGCAATAATTTATTATTGAGGACACGAGCCTATTCCAACAAGGGATTTCTTCTAAGCAATTTCGAAGCCATTCTGCTTTTTTTCCCTGCTT comes from Henckelia pumila isolate YLH828 chromosome 4, ASM3356847v2, whole genome shotgun sequence and encodes:
- the LOC140864683 gene encoding uncharacterized protein, encoding MYRQFVKTNQRSKEIKVKHVWQICLFLGVCFWLIYQVKPSHDEKKGFDESDVQVSLPSGHSEMIFVKLGRKGIHSRLEEMSVEDVEENKHEEDGLEDKKDEENESGGVDGGDETFDDAEVDQENSVVGEREGEEVVENENIEEKDPADIDDQMEKESSVEETDHNGDDESSHEAREEHYKADDASSAVSHETRVAGMENENEQIEDILEHGLEENASEETDEGEKRKELEVVEAGEMVKDDAEPNVTYNENEENMWSNDSNPRSETKEAESEYVPEILTLDTFSEDLNLQGTGLEKANYSTLNVDDNHLDSELTGTYETKISKSEGTENLEEIRQDSIDSSDSSEEKGAEDVGADLDTLPEIHTEDTNNEDAAAA
- the LOC140859950 gene encoding uncharacterized protein, with protein sequence MDPCSFVRIFWANLALKFPDKTHLSSLSFFCKFKLKGFPTQVSDVTVLAAESGPFESRIQGCLTLRKAELESLMSKSSCLKCEIYRRSAAGGNGGCGFANGVKLLGCVAVPLDLRSIMENNRNNRRSVIQNGWVAIGGSGVKLHLNVRAEPDPRFVFRFDGEPECSPQVFQINGHVQQPVFTCKFGFRNSGDRILRSRSSLSEPSTSTSCFSAFTEEKEEAPEERKGWSITVHDLSGSPVAAASMVTPFVPSPGTNSVSKSNPGAWLILRPGHSTFQPWGRLEAWRQGKDVGYRFELIPDDGMDSIRLANSSISTKYGGNFSIDISNGPTPITSPNSSFDLSSGSGSELGSTSGSGSWANFFYRGFVMSSTVEGSGKCSKPEVEVGVQHVTCTEDAAVFVALAAAMDLSMDACKLFSRKLRKELRQENLD